One Drosophila virilis strain 15010-1051.87 chromosome 5, Dvir_AGI_RSII-ME, whole genome shotgun sequence DNA window includes the following coding sequences:
- the apt gene encoding uncharacterized protein apt isoform X2, whose translation MVNKQYTANDLEAFMKIAANWQSTNHNLLEGVDLKTEMTQYMNSPSMNMYKKRERTQNWNHQEKKYLLDLCRKDMRIIENKRLDAGLTAVKNKAWKIIHQKFSNQFGTDRTCNRLKEQWRRMKACTRNEILDYNNRLARFGAEVADRKKPSPFTFEVWDFMQEAKKACKSEALDGIDYSKIPLALEEDFEYRDDYKFNADEHDMDDSRTPPQELCDVDIKEEETNETFNETYNNHSSDIHANGERLSVSPNHSRNGLHEPESPAAATLDTSSAFLPPTGGDMSGFQPSFNMNNISATLEALNALRSGQFPSAAAAAAAAIQQHQAQAVALQQQQHQHSNNNNNNNNNNEDDDELLKPMAKRQRTSSSSLASEEQQTTLPLPLPLPLTTAVPQSADSQALERSSSSNGGGVIVVGGSSNSSAAAGAASSTGNSFELRLFMEMQSKEHMMRMKILEVQLQAAKHSRDLVEINKTLALQKLQELASKRLPS comes from the exons GTGAACAAACAGTATACGGCCAACGATCTGGAGGCTTTTATGAAGATAGCCGCCAACTGGCAGAGCACCAACCACAATTTGTTGGAGGGTGTCGATCTAAAGACAG AAATGACGCAATACATGAACAGCCCATCGATGAACATGTATAAGAAACGCGAGCGTACACAGAACTGGAATCACCAGGAGAAGAAATACTTGCTGGATCTGTGCCGCAAGGATATGCGCATCATTGAGAATAAGCGACTAGACGCTGGCCTAACCGCCGTCAAGAACAAGGCCTGGAAGATTATACATCAGAAGTTCTCCAATCAATTTGGCACCGATCGCACCTGCAATCGCCTCAAGGAGCAATGGCGTCGCATGAAGG CCTGCACGCGTAACGAGATACTCGACTACAACAATCGCCTGGCCAGATTCGGTGCTGAGGTGGCCGATCGCAAGAAGCCCTCACCGTTTACCTTTGAGGTCTGGGACTTTATGCAGGAGGCGAAAAAGGCATGCAAATCGGAGGCACTCGATGGCATTGACTACTCCAAAATACCACTGGCCCTAGAGGAGGACTTTGAATATCGCGATGACTACAAATTCAATGCCGATGAACACGATATGGATGA cagccgcaCACCGCCACAGGAGCTGTGCGATGTGGACATCAAGGAGGAGGAGACCAATGAAACCTTCAATGAGACCTACAACAATCACAGCAGCGATATTCATGCCAATGGCGAGCGTCTGAGCGTCTCGCCAAATCACAGTCGCAATGGCCTGCACGAGCCAGAGAGTCCGGCGGCCGCAACGCTGGACACGAGCAGCGCCTTTTTGCCGCCCACTGGTGGCGACATGTCCGGCTTTCAGCCCAGCTTCAACATGAACAACATATCCGCTACGCTGGAGGCGCTCAACGCGCTGCGCAGTGGCCAATTCCCGAgcgcagctgccgcagcggctgctgccatACAGCAGCATCAGGCGCAGGCTGTGgcactgcaacaacaacagcatcaacacagcaacaacaataacaataacaacaacaacaatgaggaCGATGATGAGCTGCTGAAGCCCATGGCCAAACGCCAGcgcacaagcagcagcagtctgGCCAGCGAGGAGCAACAAACAACCCtaccgctgccactgccactgccattAACCACAGCTGTGCCACAATCCGCAGACAGTCAAGCATTggagcgcagcagcagcagcaacggcggcGGTGTTATCGTCGTTGGCGgcagtagcaacagcagcgctgCCGCCGGCGCCGCCAGCAGCACTGGCAACTCCTTTGAGCTGCGCCTGTTCATGGAGATGCAGAGCAAGGAGCATATGATGCGCATGAAAATACTGGAGGTACAATTGCAGGCGGCCAAGCACAGTCGCGATCTGGTTGAGATTAACAAGACGCTGGCGCTGCAAAAACTGCAGGAGCTGGCCAGCAAGCGGTTGCCCAGTTAG
- the apt gene encoding uncharacterized protein apt isoform X1, translated as MASGAVNKQYTANDLEAFMKIAANWQSTNHNLLEGVDLKTEMTQYMNSPSMNMYKKRERTQNWNHQEKKYLLDLCRKDMRIIENKRLDAGLTAVKNKAWKIIHQKFSNQFGTDRTCNRLKEQWRRMKACTRNEILDYNNRLARFGAEVADRKKPSPFTFEVWDFMQEAKKACKSEALDGIDYSKIPLALEEDFEYRDDYKFNADEHDMDDSRTPPQELCDVDIKEEETNETFNETYNNHSSDIHANGERLSVSPNHSRNGLHEPESPAAATLDTSSAFLPPTGGDMSGFQPSFNMNNISATLEALNALRSGQFPSAAAAAAAAIQQHQAQAVALQQQQHQHSNNNNNNNNNNEDDDELLKPMAKRQRTSSSSLASEEQQTTLPLPLPLPLTTAVPQSADSQALERSSSSNGGGVIVVGGSSNSSAAAGAASSTGNSFELRLFMEMQSKEHMMRMKILEVQLQAAKHSRDLVEINKTLALQKLQELASKRLPS; from the exons GTGAACAAACAGTATACGGCCAACGATCTGGAGGCTTTTATGAAGATAGCCGCCAACTGGCAGAGCACCAACCACAATTTGTTGGAGGGTGTCGATCTAAAGACAG AAATGACGCAATACATGAACAGCCCATCGATGAACATGTATAAGAAACGCGAGCGTACACAGAACTGGAATCACCAGGAGAAGAAATACTTGCTGGATCTGTGCCGCAAGGATATGCGCATCATTGAGAATAAGCGACTAGACGCTGGCCTAACCGCCGTCAAGAACAAGGCCTGGAAGATTATACATCAGAAGTTCTCCAATCAATTTGGCACCGATCGCACCTGCAATCGCCTCAAGGAGCAATGGCGTCGCATGAAGG CCTGCACGCGTAACGAGATACTCGACTACAACAATCGCCTGGCCAGATTCGGTGCTGAGGTGGCCGATCGCAAGAAGCCCTCACCGTTTACCTTTGAGGTCTGGGACTTTATGCAGGAGGCGAAAAAGGCATGCAAATCGGAGGCACTCGATGGCATTGACTACTCCAAAATACCACTGGCCCTAGAGGAGGACTTTGAATATCGCGATGACTACAAATTCAATGCCGATGAACACGATATGGATGA cagccgcaCACCGCCACAGGAGCTGTGCGATGTGGACATCAAGGAGGAGGAGACCAATGAAACCTTCAATGAGACCTACAACAATCACAGCAGCGATATTCATGCCAATGGCGAGCGTCTGAGCGTCTCGCCAAATCACAGTCGCAATGGCCTGCACGAGCCAGAGAGTCCGGCGGCCGCAACGCTGGACACGAGCAGCGCCTTTTTGCCGCCCACTGGTGGCGACATGTCCGGCTTTCAGCCCAGCTTCAACATGAACAACATATCCGCTACGCTGGAGGCGCTCAACGCGCTGCGCAGTGGCCAATTCCCGAgcgcagctgccgcagcggctgctgccatACAGCAGCATCAGGCGCAGGCTGTGgcactgcaacaacaacagcatcaacacagcaacaacaataacaataacaacaacaacaatgaggaCGATGATGAGCTGCTGAAGCCCATGGCCAAACGCCAGcgcacaagcagcagcagtctgGCCAGCGAGGAGCAACAAACAACCCtaccgctgccactgccactgccattAACCACAGCTGTGCCACAATCCGCAGACAGTCAAGCATTggagcgcagcagcagcagcaacggcggcGGTGTTATCGTCGTTGGCGgcagtagcaacagcagcgctgCCGCCGGCGCCGCCAGCAGCACTGGCAACTCCTTTGAGCTGCGCCTGTTCATGGAGATGCAGAGCAAGGAGCATATGATGCGCATGAAAATACTGGAGGTACAATTGCAGGCGGCCAAGCACAGTCGCGATCTGGTTGAGATTAACAAGACGCTGGCGCTGCAAAAACTGCAGGAGCTGGCCAGCAAGCGGTTGCCCAGTTAG